TGAAATATAGTCAATATAGGCTTTTTCGTGTTTTTCTAAATTTTTCCCATTACCCATTTCACCACCTCAATTTTAATATTAAAAACTTAGTTGCACCCTATATTTTTCAAGGTTGCCACCCCCCCTCACATGAAAAGTGATTTTTTCTCTTTTGTCCGGGGTATACTCCGACCTATACGGCTTACCCTAGAGTCGATTTTTTTAATAGGGGGGCTATGGTATAAAAATTTTATTTACCATCTTTCTTCATTTATGAATTTTGTTTTAACTCTAGCTAAGTGTTTTTCATGGATTAAGTTATGACATCTATTACATAAACTAATAAGATTATTTATATCTAGTGCAAGTTCAGGATACTTCTTAAGCTCCTTAATATGATGAACGCATTCAGCTTTATGGTATCCACCTTTCTTCTTACACTCTTGACATTCATAGTTATCTCTTATTAAAACTTCTTTTCTTTTCTTAATCCACTTATATGTTTTGTAAAACTTATTAGCTTCTTCATCTTGTATATATCTTTTAAATCTAATATGGACCATAAGTTTTTAACACTTCCCAATATCACTTTTAAAATAAAAAAGACTAGAAATTAATCTAGCCTTTTATGAGAACGTAATTTAATTTGTTTATACTCCATACCTCTACAGAGTTCTCTTTTAGTAAAGTCCTATTTAATTGGCGAGGATAACTGGTATCGAACCTGATTCACCAAATGAAAGTTAGTGGTTTTCCAAATTTAAACTATATCCTCATATAATATTTTCAATCCAGGTAGCTGAGAATTACCTGGCTCTACAGTAATAGATATTATGTGGGTTTATGGAATCTCTACAAAATTTCCATACTATTATTATACTTTAACATTTATGTATGATTTGTGTACGAAACGTACATAAATCGTACACAAATCATACATAAATCGTATTCAAAATATATATAAATTAAATATTAAGTTTATGTTATAATAGTCCTTTTATCTTATCTATTATTTCGACCCTCATTTGCTTGCATTTAGATTCAGACATAGACATCATTGTACTTATATAAGCCCATCCTAAATTCTTATTACTGAAGTATCTTCTATTAACTAAATCTACTTCTTCATCAGTTAATATGGTTAATGCATTTTCTATTTTCTTAATTTCAATTTCTTTTTCTTTCATAGCTTTGTATTTATCTTTAATAGCTTTTTCAATTTCCTTTTCTTTCTTTATAACTTGTTTTTCTGTTGGCTTTGATATATGATTTGTTTTCCCTGTTCTTTCCTCATATCCTATACTTGATAATAAATTATAATCGTAATTATCATTTATATTTATTTTGATTTTTTCTATATCTAATTTTAAACAATTCATTTCTGCTTTAGTTAGATTATAATTAAATAACTTTCCTTCTGCTTCTTTAAATTTGTCACTGCTCATTAATCCCCCACCTAACTAGCTATATATTTTAATATTTCTTCTTTAGCTTCCTCAAATCCAAAACATACAATT
This region of Paraclostridium sordellii genomic DNA includes:
- a CDS encoding HNH endonuclease, which codes for MVHIRFKRYIQDEEANKFYKTYKWIKKRKEVLIRDNYECQECKKKGGYHKAECVHHIKELKKYPELALDINNLISLCNRCHNLIHEKHLARVKTKFINEERW